A portion of the Pseudarthrobacter defluvii genome contains these proteins:
- a CDS encoding propionyl-CoA synthetase encodes MVTNSYRDSYRRSVEQPEDFWLEAAQKISWTSPPSQALDAGRAPLYSWFPDGVLNTCYNALDRHVAEGRGGQDALIHDSAMLGTQQRYTYSELTDLVARFAGVLRGNGVGKGDRVVIYMPMIPEAAIAMLATARLGAVHSVVFGGFAPKELAARIRDAAPAAVVTASGGIEPSRRIEYLPAVAEALELAGAGDLPVLVKARDGFASTAADHAGWLDWDAAMASAQPAGPVDVKATDPLYILYTSGTTGTPKGVVRDNGGHAVALRWTLENIYDVGPGDVMWTASDVGWVVGHSYIVYGPLLAGATTVMYEGKPVGTPDAGAFWRVVQDHKVNVLFTAPTALRAIRKADPEASLLADYDVSSLRTLFTAGERLDTDTFHWASRVLGVPVVDHWWQTETGWAICANPRGLERLPIKAGSPSVPMPGFRLQILDGAGGEVESGTEGNIVLGLPLPPGTLTTLWGNDERFVSSYLQAFEGCYATGDSGYRDEDGYLFVMGRTDDIINVAGHRLSTGAMEQVIGQHPAVAECAVIGLADPLKGQRPSGYVVLKSGVDIPEEVLAKDLVALVRRDIGAVADFKHVTVVDALPKTRSGKILRKTMRQIADGEEYTVPSTIEDPGVIDQLAGVLRVGRAQAG; translated from the coding sequence ATGGTCACCAACAGCTACCGGGACAGCTACCGGCGCAGCGTTGAACAGCCCGAAGATTTCTGGCTGGAGGCAGCGCAAAAGATCTCCTGGACTTCTCCTCCAAGCCAAGCACTGGACGCCGGCCGGGCGCCGCTGTACAGCTGGTTTCCGGACGGCGTCCTGAACACCTGCTACAACGCGCTGGACCGGCATGTTGCCGAGGGCCGCGGAGGGCAGGACGCCCTGATCCATGACTCCGCCATGCTGGGAACACAGCAGCGCTATACCTACTCAGAACTCACGGACCTCGTGGCGCGATTTGCCGGTGTGCTGCGCGGCAATGGCGTAGGCAAGGGTGACCGGGTGGTGATCTATATGCCGATGATCCCGGAAGCGGCCATTGCCATGCTCGCCACCGCCAGGCTGGGCGCGGTCCACTCCGTGGTGTTCGGCGGCTTTGCGCCCAAGGAGCTTGCGGCCCGGATCAGGGATGCGGCACCTGCGGCAGTGGTCACCGCTTCGGGCGGGATCGAACCCTCCCGACGCATCGAGTACCTCCCGGCCGTCGCCGAGGCACTTGAGCTGGCGGGCGCGGGGGACCTTCCCGTACTGGTCAAAGCGCGCGACGGATTTGCGTCAACGGCGGCGGACCACGCCGGCTGGCTGGACTGGGACGCAGCAATGGCATCCGCCCAGCCGGCTGGCCCTGTCGATGTGAAAGCCACGGACCCGCTCTACATCCTTTACACTTCCGGCACCACCGGCACGCCCAAGGGGGTGGTGCGGGACAACGGTGGCCACGCCGTCGCCCTGCGCTGGACGCTGGAAAATATCTACGACGTCGGTCCCGGGGACGTGATGTGGACCGCCTCCGATGTCGGCTGGGTGGTGGGGCACTCGTACATCGTGTATGGCCCGCTGCTGGCCGGTGCCACCACCGTGATGTACGAAGGCAAGCCGGTGGGAACGCCGGACGCCGGTGCATTCTGGCGGGTGGTCCAGGACCACAAGGTCAACGTGCTCTTTACCGCCCCCACGGCACTGCGGGCCATCCGCAAGGCCGATCCGGAAGCGTCGCTGCTGGCGGACTATGACGTCTCCAGCCTGCGGACGCTTTTCACGGCCGGTGAGCGGCTGGACACGGACACCTTCCACTGGGCATCCCGGGTCCTCGGCGTGCCGGTGGTGGACCACTGGTGGCAGACCGAAACCGGCTGGGCCATCTGTGCCAACCCGCGCGGGCTGGAGCGGCTTCCCATCAAGGCCGGCTCCCCAAGCGTTCCGATGCCTGGTTTCCGGCTGCAGATCCTCGACGGCGCGGGCGGGGAGGTGGAGTCCGGGACCGAGGGCAACATCGTGCTGGGCCTGCCGCTGCCACCGGGAACACTAACCACTCTGTGGGGGAACGATGAACGGTTCGTCTCCTCCTACCTGCAGGCCTTTGAGGGCTGCTACGCGACGGGCGACTCCGGATATCGCGATGAGGACGGCTACCTGTTCGTCATGGGCCGCACCGACGACATCATCAACGTCGCCGGCCACCGGCTGTCCACCGGCGCCATGGAACAAGTCATCGGGCAGCACCCGGCGGTTGCCGAATGTGCCGTCATCGGCCTCGCGGACCCTCTGAAGGGCCAGCGGCCCAGTGGCTACGTGGTGCTCAAATCCGGGGTCGACATCCCTGAAGAGGTTCTGGCCAAGGACCTGGTGGCACTGGTCCGCCGGGATATCGGCGCTGTCGCGGACTTCAAGCACGTGACGGTGGTGGACGCCCTGCCCAAGACGCGCTCCGGGAAGATCCTGCGCAAGACCATGCGCCAGATAGCCGATGGCGAGGAATACACGGTGCCCTCCACCATTGAAGATCCAGGGGTCATTGACCAGCTGGCCGGAGTGCTTCGGGTCGGCAGGGCCCAGGCCGGCTGA
- a CDS encoding response regulator, which yields MSNIRVLVVEDEAIASAAHAAYVGRLEGFELAGTAPDGQSALRLLTEFVAAGEPVELVLLDMNLPDLHGLDIARRMRSAGILADIIAITAVRELAIVRSAVAIGVVQYLIKPFTFATFSDKLENYRQFRMQLAGSSAGAGKGGTSQSEVDRAFASLRAPSELPLPKGLSTSTLGSVQEFLRQQPEAVSATEVMDALGMSRVTARRYLEYLADAGTVSRTARYGTPGRPENEYRWNAR from the coding sequence GTGAGCAATATCCGGGTCCTCGTCGTCGAAGACGAGGCCATCGCGTCGGCAGCACATGCAGCATATGTGGGCCGGCTGGAAGGATTCGAGCTCGCCGGAACGGCCCCGGACGGACAGTCCGCCCTGCGGCTTCTGACCGAATTCGTGGCGGCCGGCGAGCCGGTGGAGCTGGTCCTGCTGGACATGAACCTGCCCGACCTGCACGGCCTGGACATTGCCCGGCGGATGCGTTCAGCGGGAATCCTCGCGGACATTATTGCCATTACCGCTGTCCGTGAGCTGGCGATTGTCCGCAGCGCCGTGGCCATCGGTGTGGTCCAGTACCTGATCAAGCCCTTCACGTTCGCCACGTTCTCCGACAAGCTGGAGAACTACCGCCAGTTCCGCATGCAGCTGGCCGGTTCCAGTGCGGGCGCCGGCAAGGGCGGCACTTCCCAGAGCGAGGTTGACCGGGCTTTTGCCAGCCTCCGGGCTCCGTCTGAACTCCCGCTTCCCAAGGGCCTCTCCACCTCGACCCTCGGCTCGGTGCAGGAGTTCCTCCGCCAACAGCCGGAGGCAGTGTCTGCCACCGAAGTCATGGATGCCCTGGGCATGTCCCGCGTAACCGCCCGGCGCTACCTTGAGTACCTCGCCGACGCCGGCACCGTTTCCCGGACCGCCCGCTACGGAACGCCGGGCAGGCCGGAAAACGAGTACCGCTGGAACGCCCGCTGA
- a CDS encoding sensor histidine kinase, whose amino-acid sequence MIHRWSIARRLFLANLLIVVSFIAIVGTAAYVDARDRTYDEAGRRMEGVAASIAANPLVLQAAATPDPSILLQPYARDVSSAAHVDFITIMSPDRTRWTHPRDEELGRPYIGSIDAALRGQAFTEVTAGTLGPSVRTIVPVKDSAGAVKALVAAGVTVRNVDVALAGRLPVLLAVGIALLLGGSLASWLLGRYLRQVTRGWGPEQLAQLFAYYESVLHSVREGLILVDARKRVVMYNDQAAELLGLPETGSNDPTQPPSLADLPLDAELRSLFESGRATKDEMVLTGSRVLVVNQGKARGPESRGSRGKVPVYGTVATLRDRTEIEALGNELQTMRTLSDALRAQTHEHANRLHTMVSLLELGRTGEALDFATQDLALSQQLTDDMVSSIDEPVVAALVMGKVAEAHERGVQLELSTLGSGAAAGIAVQDLVTILGNLLDNAIDAAADAPPPRRVVLTLEADDEGLDVAVNDSGTPISGEDAEKIFRHGFSTKPAGTGGRGIGLALVRQAVQRLGGTLAINGRRGAKFEVFLPAAVPAEKEHRQ is encoded by the coding sequence ATGATCCACCGCTGGAGCATTGCCCGCCGGCTTTTCCTGGCGAACCTGCTGATTGTCGTCTCGTTCATCGCCATTGTCGGGACGGCAGCCTATGTCGACGCGCGGGACCGCACGTATGACGAAGCGGGCCGCCGCATGGAAGGGGTGGCCGCGTCCATCGCAGCCAATCCCCTGGTGCTGCAGGCCGCGGCGACGCCGGACCCGTCCATCCTCCTGCAGCCCTACGCCAGGGATGTGTCTTCCGCTGCCCACGTCGACTTCATCACCATCATGTCTCCTGACCGGACCCGTTGGACGCACCCGCGGGATGAGGAACTGGGCCGCCCCTACATCGGCTCCATCGACGCCGCCCTGCGCGGCCAGGCGTTTACCGAGGTCACAGCAGGGACCCTGGGTCCCTCCGTCCGGACCATCGTTCCGGTCAAGGACTCCGCGGGCGCGGTCAAGGCGCTGGTGGCTGCAGGGGTTACCGTCCGCAACGTCGACGTCGCCCTCGCCGGCCGCCTGCCGGTCCTGCTGGCCGTGGGCATTGCCCTCCTGTTGGGCGGTTCGCTGGCATCCTGGCTGCTGGGCCGGTACCTGCGGCAGGTGACCCGCGGCTGGGGACCTGAACAGCTGGCGCAACTGTTCGCCTACTACGAATCGGTCCTGCACTCAGTCCGCGAGGGCCTCATTCTGGTTGACGCCAGGAAGCGTGTGGTGATGTACAACGACCAGGCTGCCGAATTGCTGGGCCTGCCGGAAACCGGCAGCAATGATCCCACCCAGCCTCCCTCGCTGGCGGACCTGCCCCTGGACGCCGAACTGCGCAGCCTGTTCGAATCCGGACGCGCTACCAAGGACGAGATGGTCCTGACCGGCTCCCGGGTGCTGGTGGTGAACCAGGGCAAGGCACGGGGCCCCGAATCCCGCGGCTCACGGGGGAAAGTTCCGGTATACGGAACAGTGGCCACCCTTCGGGACCGGACCGAGATCGAAGCGCTGGGCAACGAACTGCAAACCATGCGGACCCTTTCCGACGCTCTCCGGGCGCAAACCCATGAGCACGCCAACAGGCTCCACACCATGGTTTCGCTCCTGGAACTTGGCCGTACCGGGGAGGCCCTGGACTTCGCCACCCAGGACCTGGCACTGAGCCAGCAGTTGACGGATGACATGGTGAGCTCCATCGATGAACCCGTGGTGGCGGCACTGGTCATGGGCAAGGTGGCCGAGGCCCACGAGCGCGGCGTCCAGCTGGAACTGTCCACCCTCGGTTCGGGCGCTGCCGCAGGCATTGCCGTGCAGGACCTGGTGACTATCTTGGGCAACCTGCTGGACAACGCGATTGACGCTGCCGCGGATGCACCGCCGCCGCGGCGTGTGGTGCTGACCCTGGAGGCGGACGACGAGGGACTCGACGTCGCCGTCAACGATTCGGGGACACCGATCAGCGGTGAGGATGCAGAGAAGATTTTCCGGCACGGATTCAGCACGAAGCCGGCGGGAACCGGCGGCCGGGGCATCGGCCTGGCACTGGTCCGGCAGGCTGTGCAGCGCTTGGGCGGTACGCTGGCCATCAACGGCCGGCGTGGCGCCAAGTTCGAAGTATTCCTGCCCGCAGCGGTTCCCGCGGAGAAGGAGCACAGACAGTGA
- a CDS encoding cation:dicarboxylate symporter family transporter, translated as MASQRGESLETATPRRKGLDKSHYLYIAVIAAVILGALVGLIFPEVGKSLKPLGDGFVKLIKMMIAPVIFCTIVLGIGSIAKAATVGKVGGLALGYFIIMSTFALAIGLVVGNLIHPGEGLKLTPYDPNKKAATDSTVDFLLGIIPGDIPVLPTLLAAILVGFALQKMGAQGAPILKAIGHGQALVFRILIMIMWLAPVGAFGAIAAVVGATGVQAIVSMFTLMVAFYITCALFIVVILGGLLQVVAGVNIFKLMKYLAREYLIIFSTSSSEAALPRLIAKMEHLGVSKPVVGVTVPTGYSFNLDGTAIYLTMASLFVANAMGTPLDLGAQISLLVFMIIASKGAAGVTGAGLATLAAGLQAHRPELLGGVGMIVGIDRFMSEARALTNFTGNAVATVLVGTWVKEIDGGQVSRVLSGEVPFDEQTMIAGHGEMAPKEEGAREAAKA; from the coding sequence ATGGCTTCTCAACGAGGAGAGTCGCTCGAGACCGCGACACCGCGGCGCAAGGGACTGGACAAGTCCCATTACCTCTACATCGCCGTCATCGCCGCCGTCATTCTGGGCGCGCTGGTCGGCTTGATCTTCCCGGAGGTGGGCAAGTCCCTCAAGCCCCTGGGCGACGGCTTCGTCAAGCTCATCAAGATGATGATCGCTCCGGTCATCTTCTGCACCATCGTCCTGGGCATCGGCTCAATTGCCAAGGCAGCGACCGTCGGCAAAGTAGGCGGCCTGGCGCTGGGCTACTTCATCATCATGTCCACTTTCGCCCTGGCCATCGGCCTGGTGGTGGGCAACCTGATCCACCCGGGTGAGGGCCTGAAGCTCACGCCCTACGATCCCAACAAGAAGGCTGCCACGGACAGCACCGTTGACTTCCTGCTGGGCATCATTCCCGGCGATATCCCCGTGCTGCCGACGCTGCTGGCAGCAATCCTGGTTGGCTTCGCGCTGCAGAAGATGGGCGCCCAGGGCGCTCCGATCCTCAAGGCGATCGGCCACGGCCAGGCACTGGTGTTCCGCATCCTCATCATGATCATGTGGCTCGCCCCGGTCGGCGCCTTCGGTGCCATCGCCGCCGTCGTCGGTGCAACCGGCGTCCAGGCCATCGTGAGCATGTTCACCCTGATGGTCGCCTTCTACATCACCTGCGCGCTGTTCATCGTGGTCATCCTGGGCGGCCTGCTCCAGGTGGTTGCCGGAGTGAACATCTTCAAGCTCATGAAGTACCTGGCCCGTGAATACCTCATCATCTTCTCCACCTCGTCCTCCGAGGCCGCCCTCCCGCGGCTGATCGCCAAGATGGAGCACCTGGGTGTCTCCAAGCCCGTCGTCGGCGTCACCGTTCCCACCGGCTACTCCTTCAACCTTGACGGCACGGCCATCTACCTGACCATGGCCTCCCTCTTCGTGGCCAACGCCATGGGCACCCCGCTGGACCTCGGCGCCCAGATCTCGCTGCTGGTCTTTATGATCATCGCCTCCAAGGGCGCCGCCGGTGTCACCGGCGCCGGCCTCGCCACCCTGGCCGCAGGCCTGCAGGCCCACCGGCCGGAACTGCTGGGCGGCGTGGGCATGATCGTAGGCATCGACCGCTTCATGTCCGAGGCCCGCGCCTTGACCAACTTCACCGGCAACGCCGTGGCCACGGTCCTGGTGGGCACCTGGGTCAAGGAGATCGACGGGGGACAGGTCTCCCGGGTCCTCTCCGGCGAAGTACCCTTCGACGAGCAGACCATGATCGCCGGACACGGCGAAATGGCGCCGAAGGAAGAAGGCGCCCGCGAGGCAGCCAAGGCCTAG
- a CDS encoding ParA family protein, with protein MSSEQGSATLEGTEFDLENAVMGPTGRPYREFPEPAPLSSHGPARVIAMVNQKGGVGKTTSTINLAAALAEYGRRVLLVDFDPQGALSAGLGVNPHELDLTVYNVLMDRKVDIRDAIHQTGVDNVDLLPANIDLSAAEVQLVNEVAREQVLDRALKKVEDDYDVVLIDCQPSLGLLTVNALTAAHGVIIPLICEFFALRAVALLVETIDKVQDRLNPRLQVDGVLATMYDARTLHSREVITRLVEAFGDKVFETVIKRSIKFADATVAAEPITSYAGNHVGADAYRRLAKELISRGGAP; from the coding sequence GTGAGCAGCGAACAGGGTTCAGCAACTCTGGAGGGCACGGAATTCGACCTCGAGAACGCGGTGATGGGGCCCACCGGGCGCCCATACCGCGAGTTCCCGGAACCCGCGCCGCTGTCCTCCCACGGTCCGGCCCGTGTCATCGCCATGGTTAACCAGAAGGGCGGCGTGGGGAAGACCACCTCCACCATCAATCTCGCTGCGGCCCTTGCGGAGTACGGCCGCCGTGTCCTGCTGGTGGACTTCGACCCCCAGGGCGCGCTGTCCGCCGGCCTGGGCGTCAACCCGCATGAGCTGGACCTCACCGTGTACAACGTGCTCATGGACCGCAAGGTGGACATCCGCGACGCCATCCACCAGACCGGCGTCGATAACGTCGACCTGCTGCCGGCCAACATCGACCTCTCGGCCGCCGAAGTGCAGCTGGTCAACGAGGTGGCGCGTGAACAGGTCCTGGACCGTGCGCTGAAGAAAGTCGAAGACGATTACGACGTCGTCCTGATCGACTGCCAGCCGTCCCTGGGGCTCCTGACGGTCAACGCACTGACAGCAGCCCACGGCGTGATCATCCCGCTCATTTGCGAGTTCTTTGCCCTCCGCGCCGTGGCACTCCTCGTGGAAACCATCGACAAGGTGCAGGACCGCCTGAACCCGCGGCTGCAAGTGGACGGCGTGCTGGCCACCATGTACGACGCCCGGACCCTGCACAGCCGCGAAGTGATTACCCGGCTGGTGGAGGCGTTCGGTGACAAGGTCTTCGAGACCGTGATCAAGCGCTCCATCAAGTTCGCGGATGCCACCGTGGCTGCCGAGCCCATCACCAGCTATGCCGGAAACCACGTGGGGGCTGACGCCTACCGCCGGCTCGCCAAGGAGCTGATCTCCCGCGGCGGCGCACCCTAA